In bacterium, the following proteins share a genomic window:
- a CDS encoding GTP-binding protein — MAKKKFERNKPHVNVGTIGHVDHGKTTLTAAITKVLAKKNLADFVPF, encoded by the coding sequence ATGGCCAAGAAGAAATTCGAACGCAACAAGCCACACGTGAACGTGGGAACGATAGGTCACGTGGATCACGGCAAGACCACCCTGACCGCGGCGATCACGAAAGTGCTGGCGAAGAAGAATCTGGCGGATTTTGTGCCGTTT